The following coding sequences lie in one Arabidopsis thaliana chromosome 3, partial sequence genomic window:
- a CDS encoding Small nuclear ribonucleoprotein family protein, translating to MSRSGQPPDLKKYMDKKLQIKLNANRMVVGTLRGFDQFMNLVVDNTVEVNGDDKTDIGMVVIRGNSIVTVEALEPVGRS from the exons ATGAGTCGATCAGGTCAGCCTCCAGATCTCAAGAA GTACATGGACAAGAAACTCCAAA TTAAGCTTAATGCCAACAGAATGGTTGTTGGAACTCTCCGTGGCTTTGATCAGTTCATGAATCTTGTTGTGGATAACACTGTTGAAGTCAATGGTGATGACAAAACTGACATTGGGATGGTG GTGATAAGAGGAAACAGCATTGTTACTGTTGAAGCTCTCGAACCAGTTGGAAGATCTTAG